From one Anopheles cruzii chromosome 3, idAnoCruzAS_RS32_06, whole genome shotgun sequence genomic stretch:
- the LOC128274079 gene encoding pheromone-binding protein-related protein 6-like: MGARGEKLFPAPLRWPLLVLALALIAAQHRVNGDEPRRDADYPPPELLEQMRPMHEACVAETGASEDAIKRFSDQDIHEDDRLKCYMDCLFRQAGVVNDKGEFHYVKLQDFLPESIHLITLNWFKRCLYPEGDTPCEKAFWLNKCWKTKDPVHYFLP; encoded by the exons ATGGGTGCCCGtggagaaaaacttttcccggctccgttgcggtggccactgctggtgctggcgctAGCGCTGATCGCGGCCCAACATCGCGTAAACGGCGACGAACCGAGGCGAGATGCCGAT TATCCGCCCCCGGAGCTGCTGGAGCAGATGAGGCCGATGCACGAGGCCTGCGTTGCGGAGACGGGCGCCTCGGAAG ACGCCATCAAGCGCTTCAGCGACCAGGACATCCACGAGGACGACCGGCTGAAGTGCTACATGGACTGTCTGTTCCGGCAGGCCGGCGTCGTCAACGATAAGGGCGAGTTTCACTACGTGAAGCTCCAGGACTTTTTGCCCGAGTCGATACATCTCATCACCCTGAACTGGTTCAAGCGCTGCCTCTACCCGGAAGGGGACACTCCGTGCGAGAAAGCGTTCTGGCTCAATAAGTGCTGGAAAACCAAGGACCCGGTCCACTACTTCCTGCCGTAG